The Arachis ipaensis cultivar K30076 chromosome B07, Araip1.1, whole genome shotgun sequence genome includes a window with the following:
- the LOC107606048 gene encoding uncharacterized protein LOC107606048 translates to MASEEESFAVLVHHRGSIKRKTRSGVKFTDKNPLYIVVNRTTSYDDLVRAVLMKLGLEGAKRIKKFFYRIPVTILHDTVKYDCLTIGSDEDLQVMFLCRRQFPEVRTPELLAKLVDVVSSSGGSNRNTANVATAAGSSSMAAVASSSVPVYEPAAQLVASPSFAVDLNDGVRDEVGSFDVMANALHGVPPVGVGDGELGDPDEDDVEPETIEEDSGDELVAAGPALAGGGSSSGTQQYPPYFSSLDLDAMTHEGALGHPVGFGARDAEGNAGLTEFQVGQQFQDKDEALLSVKTYSIRRGVQYKVVESDHRRYVGKCSEFGNGCTWLIRLSLRKRKGIWEVKRYNGPHTCLATSISSDHRSLDHSVISAFIMPMVRADASVSIKVLLNATAAHFGFRPTYRRVWMAKQKAVGLIYGDWDESYNELPRWVLGVQLTMPGTVAVLRTSPVRVGGQVDESQAYFHRLFWTFPPCIEAFRHCKPLVSIDGTHLYGKYGGTLLIAIAQDGNSNILPVAFALVEGENAESWTFFLSHLRQHVTPQPGLLVISDRHNGIKAALEAPDGGWLPPSAYRAFCIRHVVANFALTFKGKDAQSQIMSNSNQVGSNYYWSQILSNSNQGGSNYLVRIYIDNSNKAGSNYEQVKFEPPWFELCSTLSW, encoded by the coding sequence atggctagtgaggaggagAGTTTTGCTGTTTTGGTACACCACAGAGGGTCCATCAAGAGGAAAACTCGGTCCGGagtgaagttcacagataagAATCCTCTCTATATTGTGGTGAATCGAACGACAAGCTATGATGACCTGGTTAGAGctgtgctgatgaaacttggcctggaaggtgcgaagcggattaagaagtttttctatcgcattccagtcACGATCCTGCACGAtacggtgaagtatgattgtctcacgattggtagtgatgaggacctCCAAGTCATGTTTCTTTGTCGGAGGCAGTTTCCGGAGGTCCGCACACCAGAGTTGCTGGCAaagctggttgatgtggtatccagctcagggggttcgaaccggaataccgcCAATGTAGCCACTGCAGCTGGCTCCAGTTCGATGGCTGCTGTGGCTTCTTCCTCCGTCCCAGTTTACGAGCCAGCGGCCCAACTTGTCGCCTCTCCGTCCTTTGCTGTTGATTTGAATGACGGCGTCCGCGACGAGGTAGGATCCTTTGATGTTATGGCAAACGCTTTACATGGCGTTCCACCGGTTGGCGTCGGAGACGGAGAATTGGGTGATCCTGATGAGGACGACGTTGAGCCCGAAACGATTGAGGAAGATAGCGGGGACGAGCTTGTAGCGGCTGGGCCTGCATTGGCTggcggtggttctagctctggcacacagcagtatccaccatATTTTTCTTCGCTGGACCTGGACGCCATGACGCATGAGGGTGCGCTAGGTCACCCTGttggattcggagctagagatgcggaagggaATGCTGGTCtcacagagttccaggttggtcagcaattccaggataaagatgaggccctgttaagtgtgaagacttacagcatccggcgaggggtacagtacaaggtggtGGAGTCCGATCACcgccggtatgtgggcaagtgttccgagttcgggaatgggtgcacatggttgattcggctcAGTCTCCGGAAGCGgaagggcatttgggaggtcaaacggtacaatggcCCTCACACTTGCCTGGCCACATCCATATCAAGTGATCACAGAAGTTTGGATCATTCTGTGATTTCggcgttcattatgccaatggttagggctgacgcATCGGttagcatcaaggtgctcctgaACGCCACGGCAGCGCATTTTGGTTTtaggccgacttacaggagggtttggatggcgaagcagaaggccgtTGGTCTCATctacggtgactgggatgagtcatacaacgagctgcctaggtgggtgttgggagtccagctgacgatgcctggtactgttgcAGTCCTAAGGACGAGCCCCGTTCGAGTTGGAGGACAGGTAGACGAGTCTCAAGCATATTTTCACAGACTTTTCTGGACTTTTCCACCGTGcatcgaggcattccgtcattgcaagccgcTAGTCAGCATTGACGGCACACATCTGTATGGCAAGTACGGGGGAACGTTGCtcatcgcgattgcacaggacgggaactccaacattctaCCTGTTGCATTCGCATTAGTAGAGGGTGAGAATGCAGAGTCCTGGacattctttctctcccaccttcgACAGCACGTGACACCACAGCCgggtctgctggttatatcggacaggcataacggcatcaaggctgcgcttgaggctcctgacggaggttggttacctccatctgcctaccgtgcattctgcattcgacacgtagtggctaattttgcccttaccttcaagggcaaagacgcaCAGAGCCAAATaatgagtaattcgaaccaggttggttcgaattactattGGAGCCAAATattgagtaattcgaaccagggtggttcgaattacttggttcGCATTTACATCGATAATTCGAAcaaggctggttcgaattatgagcaAGTGAAGTTCGAACcaccttggttcgaattatgttcaACTCTTTCTTGGTAA